The Daucus carota subsp. sativus chromosome 2, DH1 v3.0, whole genome shotgun sequence genome includes a window with the following:
- the LOC108206671 gene encoding uncharacterized protein LOC108206671: MLKPSRSLYKLCSVMLSSHTPNRRIASEAATKRARTMTTDSSSPNPIEAAFSGYADYLNQLNDKRERVVKASRDITINSKKVIFEVHRISKHNKEKVLEKANKNLAAVVDQHISRLVKELNGTDFWKLRRAYSPGIQEYVEAATFYNFCRTGSLLTLDEMNAALLPLSDPFSKPLKINVLDYLLGLADLTGELMRLAIVRLSDGELEFAGKICRFAQEIHRHMTVLAPNMDGDTDMTFKMDTMLQSVMKIENACYTVHVRGSENIPLLGSMDPSYPMMLPDLE, translated from the exons ATGTTGAAACCGTCGAGGAGTCTGTATAAATTGTGCTCAGTCATGCTCTCTTCTCACACGCCTAATCGCC GGATAGCCTCGGAAGCTGCAACGAAAAGAGCACGAACAATGACAACTGATTCATCATCTCCAAACCCAATTGAAGCTGCTTTCTCGGGTTATGCTGACTACCTCAATCAACTg AATGACAAAAGGGAAAGGGTGGTGAAAGCAAGTCGGGATATTACCATTAATAGCAAAAAGGTCATATTTGAGGTGCACAG GATCAGTAAACACAACAAAGAGAAAGTTTTGGAGAAGGCAAACAAGAATCTAGCTGCTGTGGTAGATCAGCACATCTCCCGATTAGTAAAAGAACTCAACGGAACTGATTTTTGGAAACTAAGACGAGCATATTCTCCAGGG ATACAAGAATACGTTGAGGCTGCCACATTTTATAACTTCTGCAGAACTGGGAGCCTATTAACACTTGACGAGATGAATGCTGCATTATTACCGTTGAGTGATCCATTTTCGAAGCCACTGAAGATTAATGTCCTTGATTATCTGCTGGGG CTTGCTGACTTAACAGGAGAGCTAATGAGGTTGGCAATAGTTCGACTTTCCGATGGTGAACTTGAGTTTGCTGGGAAGATATGCAGGTTTGCTCAAGAGATTCACAGACATATGACTGTTCTTGCCCCAAACATGGACGGCGATACAGACATGACATTCAAGATGGATACAATGCTTCAAAGTGTAATGAAAATAGAAAATG CCTGTTACACCGTTCATGTTAGAGGGTCAGAGAATATCCCTCTCCTTGGAAGCATGGATCCCAGCTACCCGATGATGTTGCCTGACCTTGAGTGA